Genomic DNA from Thalassoroseus pseudoceratinae:
GGAACTGAAAAAGCTACGGGACTCGGGCATCAAAGTCGTGACGATCGACGGCGAAGTCGATCGTGAGAAGTATCGCGACGTACGGTTTGCATATCTCGGAACCGATAACATTGTAGCCGGTGAGGAACTCGGCAAAGCGACGGCAGCGACTCGTCCGGAAGGCGGAAAGTACGCGGTTTTCGTCGGCAACAAAGGCAACGCGAACGCGAAAGCCCGAATTGAAGGGTTCCGTAACGGTGTGAGTGACGCATTCGATGAGGCGACCGTTCTGAATGATGGCGGCAAACCCGCCGTGGCCGCGAAAATGGTGCAGGACGCATTGGATCGCGATGGCGACATCACCACGTTGGTCGGCATTTGGGCCTACAACGGTCCGGCTGCGGTTCAAATTGCGGAGCAACGCGAGTTGCTGGACGAGTTGACCATCGTCACTTTCGACGCCGCCGAAGCGAGCGTGAAAGCCATGGAAGAAGGCAAGCTCGACGTCATGGTCGTACAGAATCCATTCAACATGGGGTATCAAGGTGTGAAACTGCTCAAAGCCTTGGTGCAGGACGATCAGAAAGTCATCGACGAAATGTACCCAAACTACGGTGAGGACGATGGAGACATCTACGACACTGGTTTGAAACTTGTGGTGCCCAACGCAGACTCGCCCGTGAAAAAGGACATGCTGCGTCCGGAAACCGAATTCCTCACGCTGCCAGAGTTCAAGGCGTGGTTGAAGAAATATAACCTAAAGGACTCGTAGTGGTTGCGTGCGTTGTGACGCACCGTTCACGAAATCGGGAACTCTGAGAACGATGCCTCCCGTTGCACATTTTCCTCTCCGAACTCGTCTGCGTTGAAACCTATCATGTCTTCCCACGATGCCA
This window encodes:
- a CDS encoding substrate-binding domain-containing protein; this encodes MLSRWLCLATLVFACGFIGCAGESPEAKKQRIVILTNGDHPFWNACEAGAREAAKELALADDNLELSFERADFTVKGQVDKLRQYGLATDIVALGISVYDNTNPAIAEELKKLRDSGIKVVTIDGEVDREKYRDVRFAYLGTDNIVAGEELGKATAATRPEGGKYAVFVGNKGNANAKARIEGFRNGVSDAFDEATVLNDGGKPAVAAKMVQDALDRDGDITTLVGIWAYNGPAAVQIAEQRELLDELTIVTFDAAEASVKAMEEGKLDVMVVQNPFNMGYQGVKLLKALVQDDQKVIDEMYPNYGEDDGDIYDTGLKLVVPNADSPVKKDMLRPETEFLTLPEFKAWLKKYNLKDS